Part of the Catharus ustulatus isolate bCatUst1 chromosome 18, bCatUst1.pri.v2, whole genome shotgun sequence genome is shown below.
CATCACAAGTTGACAATGGGGCTGATGTCACTGGCAGGGTCACAGCAGCTCTTGGAGGGGACCCAGCAGTCCTGCACCCCCTGGGATGGGAGGGCTCTGACCCCCCTGGTGTGACCCcaagctccctccctgccagcaccaagACCACTGGTGTGcaacatcccatcccatcccagggatcctgctcagccccaggatACTGAGCAGTGGTTGCCCCAAATTGCACATACAGCCAGGCCTTTAGTTCTGCTCACtgtgggctggggctgagccggGTGCCCCCTCAGCTGCGTTTACAGCCGAGGCGTGTGTGCGAGCCGGGGCGAGGAGGTGCAGCCCCGCGCCGCAGGCTTGGCCCCTCGGCCAGGGGTGCAAACCCCTTTCTTCTGCCACATTCCCTGCATCTGCCCTCTTGCCGCCTCGCTGTGGTGCCGTAGGTGATCCCGTAGCTTTTGGAGCTTCACGCTGACTCACTAACACCCGTGGCCGTGGGGCtggagccctgccctgcccgtgCCAGGCTGGCCCCACTGGATTTGTGCCAAATTtctccctgagggagctgggggtgcaggagCCAGGGCTCAACCCATCCCTATTCCCTCTTGTAGCCAGCGATGAGCTCAGCCTTAACACAGGAAGGGTGAAGGAGGAAAGCCTGTGCACAGTTTACCTGCGGCTTTCGGCTCTGAAGCCAGTGAGGGTTgcattaggattttttttattattattctgtttTACATTCGCAATTTGAATAAAATCAGTCTGGCTTTAGCAGCTGTGTTGGTGTCCACGCTGTGCTGAGCGGGCAGTGAGTGGGTCCTGCCCTGTGGGTGGGGGACAGGGCTCCCCATCATGCCaggatgctgctcctgggggagcATCAGCTTCAACCCAGCCGTGCCCAATCACAGATGCTCCCAGGCATGTGTTGTCTCACGCGGAGTGCTTTATTAATAAGCCTGGTTAATTGTGTGAAGCCCTTGCCCTGCCGTGGAGCCGAGGGGGCAGCGGAGCAGAAGGGAACGGGCTCTGTCCCCCCGCCCAGCCCGGGGGCGGTGCGGCACTGCTGGAGCTCCCACCGGCACAGCCCTCGCTCCTCACCCAGTGTCCGCCGGTGCGGGGCAGAGCCGTCACCCGGGGGCTCTGGGcgggctgggtgctgggggcCACGGGCAGCTGCCGCCAGCGGTGCTGCCCCGGCAGGAACAACGCCTGCTgggcccccgccgcccgccgggctccctgctgctgcGACTCGTACTGCCAGAGGACGGGAGACTGCTGCCACGACTACCTGGCCGTGTGCCGCCGTGCCGGTGAGTGGTGGAGGGATGGCCCTGGCCGGACCgcccctggggacaccacctgtgctgctgtgctcgGTGGCGAGTGATTGCTGTTACCTGTTAGCCCCGTACTTTGAGTGATATCAGGATGTGTCTGGGGATGCCGGCTGGGCTGGATTTGTagcagtgtcccagctgtcccctttTGTTTTCATGCTGAATGTCTGCCTGGCCCCAGTGCAATGAGAGAGCCCGTAGGGGTGGCCTGTGGTCTGCAGCTGATGGTGGTAGCCCTGTCATTGCAAACCCGAGTGGTCAGTGTGGGACCCAGCAGGACAAATCCAGGTGCCACCTCTGCTTCTGTCACAGACAGTGCCtgaacagggacaggggaacCGGGGGCTGCACTGAGGGTGCTACACAGGGCTCGTGGGTTTGGAGAGTGCAGAACCAGCCTATCCTGGGGACCCAAATCGGGGCAGGCAGGCAGCGGCCACAGCCCCCTGGACAACTGCAGCAGTCAGCCCTTCCTAATCTCCGGGGAGATTAGCAGGGTCCCAGCTCAGCGCGATGCACACAGGGATAAGTCCTGCGGAAGCAGCTCACAATGCCCCTGCACTGGCAGGGGTcaggggagaggggctgctgggggtcACTCTGCCCCTTGCCCTTCCgcccctctcctctgccctgctctttCCATTGCTCATGACACTGAaactttctttccctctccacCCGTGGCAGCggtgggctgtgctgtggggccCTGGGGGCCGCGGAGCGGGTGCAGCTCCCGGTGCGGGGTTGGCAGCAGGGCCCGCAGCCGCCAGGTCGCTGTGCCCCCCCGGCACGGAGGGGATCCCTGTCCTAAGCTCAAGCAGCGCCTGGGGCAGCACCCGACCTGCGGGACGGCCAAAGGTAACGCgggctgcctgctgccctgctgcgTCCCCGTGTGCTCCGCCCCGGGGTGGCTTCAGTCATCCCCGTGCCCCTCACGGCTGCTCTTCTGCCAGAGGTAGCCAAGATACTCCCCAGTCCCTTCAGCCAGGACTTCAGAGACCCCTGGCGAAGAGcggggctgccgctgccggaGGAGCCCTCTGGGTATGTGTGGAGTCGGGTCCCTCTGTAATCCCCTCCCCAAGGTCGGGACCCCTCCTGCACCCCCTGTGCTCATGGCCCCTTTGCACCCCCCAGACCCAGCGCCTTTTTGCTTCCCCCAGCCATTACTCTTCTCCCTGTCCCAAACCATGGCCCTTTGCATGCCCCACAGAACCATCATCCTTCCCACCCTCCAAACTAGGATCCCCCTAAATTCACGGCCCCTCTGCACTCCCCCAGAGCCATTACCCTTCTCGCCTCTCCAACCAAGGGCCCTCTGCCACCCTCCAAGCCCACATCACCTTTATAGCCCAATCCTTCAAAACACCACCACAACCTGTCCTACCTTCCGACCaccattttccctcttttctcctcccattttgccccctccccagctcctccctcccgAGCTCCTGCGGCTATTTCCGCCTGGCGCAGGTGGGAGCCCCGTGCCTCGGGCAAGCCTGGAGCCGCCGGCTGCGCCGGGACAAGCAGGTATGTGTGGAATGCTGGGGCAATCTGTCCTACCGCCGTCCCCACTGCACTGGACACGGCCTGCAAGGAGCCAGGTAGGTGCTCATTTGTGGCATCCCCACCATGGGATCTCTCCTAGCCTCCAAGGCATTCTCCTTTTATATTCTAATTATAATATTTGTATACAAAGCTATAATTATGTTTAAATATACCACAATATTATAATATACCATTCTATTATTAAATGAATCAATAATATGTTCTATAAACGAAgattataatataaaaataaacgTATttaaatagaatagaatagatcTGTTGGAGGGGACATACAATGATCATTTAGTCCGACTGccattattatatatatatatgtatgtaaaactacatttgattttaaaaaattgtatttattaatGGCACACCCCAGTTCTCACtgattttcccttccaggacatTTTGGGTGGCCGCTTCTCTGGTGGGGTGCCAGGGCTCGTGGTGCAGGAGGGCCTGCAggagggctgtgtctgctccccACCAGCTCTCATCTTCGTGTAGGACCCCCCTGGGAAGGTGAGCTGAGCCTCCACTCCTtgctggggaggtggggaatgaaataaaaatgtggtcTTTTCCAAAATTTCACCCTCCTGCAGGTCTGCTGCTCACCCTTGGTGCCAGCTCCCCCTGTTTTCCATTAAATGTTTTGCTGAAGAATGGAAAAACCCTACTTATAAAGACTAAAAACAAGGAAATTGCTAAAGTGTGGTGATTAATGGTAGAAGAACAGCATGATGAGGTAAAGTCTGGGTGAGAAGATGGTGTGGCGGTGACATGGTGTGATGATGTCATGCTCAGCCATGACATCATACTTTCAATGAGCTGCAACTGGCAAGAAACGTGAGCATGGAGGCAGCATCCTTCCCCTTGTCTGAGTCCACTCACTGCAGCATCAGGCGAGCCATGCAGGGCAGTTCAGCCCTGATGGGCTTTgcagagagaaattaaagaCACCCCAAGTCTGCTCATGGGCGATGGTGCCAGTGTCCAGTTCCAGCTCTCAGCCCCCACTGGAAGGAatgagcctgggctgggaggtgctgctgctcttccccacTCCTCGCTCAGCACATGACCTTGCTGGTggattccctgctccagctttgGGTGGTGGTACCACAGCCTGTGGTGGAAGCACGTGCCATGCCAGGGCTGGATCTTGCTCCACTGCAGCCAGTGGCTGTTGCCTATTTGCTGCTCCAGGACGTgtctggctcctgcagcccgCTCTCACACCACCCTCCTGGCAGGGGAAGTAAAAGGCTTCAACACTGGGAATGTTCTTGGCCTCTTTATTTGGGATAAAAGCCCAGGTCGGCCAAAGACCAAAGTGCCGGTTAAAAAACAGGTGCTGGGAGTAGAGCATGAGGAGATGTGAGAGTTCTGCAGCACACATCCCATCATGGCAGCCAGAGTTGAGGTTGAGGAAGCCATGGACATGGGCCAAGGCAATGCTGCACTGGAGTCCTCAGCTGAAGAGTTAGAAACTGGAAACAGCGAGTGTGTCCCACACCAAGTGGGGTTCCCCTGAGTTACACCACCACACCTGCAGGCCTGGCTGCTGGTCAGAGAGAGCATCCAGGAAATGGAGGGAGATGGCTGCAGGATTTCATGTCACACTGCTGCATGCCTGGAGCTGTCAGTCCCTGACAGTGGTCCCAGCTGTCCTGGTGCATTGTCCCGATTTGGCACAGGGGCCAGCCCGTGCTGTACCAGCAGCCCCTGtaccagctccagctcctgctccaatTCCTGGATGCCATAGCCCAGGCCTGGCTTGGCAGTGGCACCTtcccccagcacctgcagcacctgtgcCACCAGCCGGGCcctcaccagcagcacagccagggctgtgtggagTTTGGCACAGCCCAAGGCCTTCATCCCCCAGTGGACAGCAGTCCCTGTGGAGAGAGTGGGTAAAGGAGCCAGGAGTGTGGCAGGGTccccctgggcagagctggcctggggaaCAAGGACACTGTTTGCTTGTCCCAGGCATTCCATGCTCACCATACCTTGGCTCCAGCAGTGTTTGCAGTACTGCAGGTCCCTCAGCACACTGGGGCCTGTGGCTTCcagccactgcagagctgaggcaTGGAGTGGGCTGCCAGTGGGAGCCTTCTTCAGGAGCTGCACAAagacagggagcagctgccgTGCCAGGACAGCTGGCTCTGCAAAAACGTTGGGTTCATCCTCCTTGTacaggctggcagctctgggggggAAAGCCAAGGTGTGAGTGAAGCCAAGGGCTGGGCCCATGGTACCCCACTCTCCCTTATGTCAGAGGCCCAGCAACTCACTTGTtggcctccagctcctccacgACACTCCTGAGGTCTACAACAGGGATGTGTTGAAGTAGTGAGTTGAAGGTCTCAGGGTACTCCCCGAACTCTCCCAGAAGGAGCTCTAGGAGGCTCTGGAGCCCCACGTTGTCCTGCACAAAGATGCAGCCATCTTGGAGCAGTTCCCCCGGGCTCTGCCGCAGGAGGCTGGCGAAACCTGAGGCCTCATGCCGGACCTCCCGCTCCTCATCTTGCAGAAGGTGAATGGCCATGTTTATCAGCctgaggaaagggaagagaaggaagagtaCTACATGCCCCAAAGCATCCCAGCCTGcttggaggggagggaaggataAGACTTCAGAAGAATGCTTCCCTGAGGGGCTTTTCTCCTGGACTTCGAAAGACACAGCCACCACCCAAGAGCTTGGAGTTTGGGAGGGTAGGGGCTGTGCCGAGGATTGAGGGACACAGCAATGCCATCTGCTGTTCATAACAGACTGGCTGCTTGTATTAAAATGCCACCGACACATTTTTTGTAGGCTGTGAGCTTTTGAATACCAGTGATTTTTGAATGAGTGAGGTTTTCTTCAATACCCTTGAGTTTTTGCAGGGGACACCTTTTGCAGAGTGCATTGACCTccagcaggctggggctggagggagctgggaattggctgcaagcagagccagggatgaGCTCAGTGACGTACCGCAGGGCCACAGGCACGAGCGAGGCACAGGCAGCACGCAGGGATCGCTGCACCACGCTGgcccctgccatgtgcagggagcGCGCAGCCGCCAGCCGCAGCACCTCGGAGCACGTGGACTGGCTGCACTCCTCCAGCGCCGCACACCAGCGCTCCACCAGCGCACCATCCTCGTCCCCAAACCTGCCAGAtgccagggaaggagagagagttCATGCACATCTTCTGCTCCATTAGGGGACCAAAGGCCACTGGCTGCCCTGAGATCACAGAAGCCAGGTGCAATGCTGTGATTTATGGGAGAGAAGTCATGGCTCTGTTTCTAGTAAGGACTAAGGAAGAATCTGCTGGAAGAGTTGGGCAGCCCCCCAGCAGAGCAAGGACCTACtggtgggaaagcagcaggctgGCAGCACACAGCGCCTGGAAGAGGAGATCAGGCCCAGGACACTCAGCCTCCACCAtgtgcagcagcatctccaggcaTGATGCTGAGGAGCCCTGGAGCTTACTGGAAGCTTCCTGGGACCATGACGAGGGATCTCTGTAAAGATGCAGCAAAGCCTCAAGGTACAATCTCAGGAACTCTTTGTCCCTTCTCTCTTGCAGCACCGACCGCAAGCTCTCCTAGTTGACAATGGGAAAGAAGGTACATGGTTAGTGGTCCTAGCACTGCAGGACCGGGCAAGTGCCCTGCACCATGCACCCTCAGCCTGGGGAGCACCAAGCTTCTCAGCAATGGGAT
Proteins encoded:
- the LOC117004848 gene encoding LOW QUALITY PROTEIN: somatomedin-B and thrombospondin type-1 domain-containing protein-like (The sequence of the model RefSeq protein was modified relative to this genomic sequence to represent the inferred CDS: inserted 1 base in 1 codon) → MGSSSFGGAESPPRPSSDELSLNTGRVKEESLCTVYLRLSALKPCPPVRGRAVTRGLWAGWVLGATGSCRQRCCPGRNNACWAPAARRAPCCCDSYCQRTGDCCHDYLAVCRRAAVGCAVGPWGPRSGCSSRCGVGSRARSRQVAVPPRHGGDPCPKLKQRLGQHPTCGTAKEVAKILPSPFSQDFRDPWRRAGLPLPEEPSGSSLPSSCGYFRLAQVGAPCLGQAWSRRLRRDKQVCVECWGNLSYRRPHCTGHGLQGARTFWVAASLVGCQGSWXQEGLQEGCVCSPPALIFV